The proteins below are encoded in one region of Tamandua tetradactyla isolate mTamTet1 chromosome 9, mTamTet1.pri, whole genome shotgun sequence:
- the LOC143646849 gene encoding olfactory receptor 14A16-like, translating to MTNFTIVTEFTLIGFSTNQNMYVLHSVLFSITYLWALMGNVLIIMVTTLDQHLHAPMYFFLKNLSFLDLCLVSVTIPKFIFNSLTHNNSISFLGCVTQVFSVVVLGSAEMFLLTAMSFDRYAAICHPLHYEVIMNMGTCVQMAAVSWLGGGLSAVMHTAGTFSLSFCGPNVVHQFFCDVPQLLAITCSEYLLREIVAILISVVVEFCCFVFIVISYIYIFSAINKIPSTEGRSKAYSTCLPHLVVIVLFTSTAFTAYLKSTLASPSLSDSVISVFYTVVPPTLNPIIYSLRNKVMRKALGMLIEIKFIKK from the coding sequence ATGACAAATTTCACAATCGTGACTGAATTTACACTCATAGGATTTTCTACCAATCAAAATATGTACGTTTTGCATTCAGTGCTCTTCTCAATTACTTACTTATGGGCCTTAATGGGGAATGTCCTCATTATCATGGTCACAACTTTAGACCAGCACCTCCAcgcccccatgtacttcttcctgaaGAATTTATCCTTCCTGGATCTCTGCCTCGTTTCAGTTACAATCCCCAAATTCATTTTCAACTCCTTGACCCACAATAACTCTATCTCCTTCCTTGGCTGTGTCACCCAAGTCTTCTCAGTGGTTGTTTTGGGATCGGCAGAAATGTTCCTCCTCACAGCTATGTCCTTTGACCGCTATGCTGCCATCTGCCATCCTTTGCACTATGAAGTCATAATGAACATGGGCACATGTGTGCAGATGGCAGCCGTGTCCTGGCTAGGTGGGGGTCTGTCTGCTGTGATGCACACAGCTGGTACTTTCTCCTTATCCTTCTGTGGGCCCAACGTGGTCCATCAGTTCTTCTGTGATGTCCCCCAGTTATTGGCTATTACATGTTCAGAATATTTATTGAGAGAGATTGTGGCCATCCTCATTAGTGTGGTTGTGGagttctgttgttttgttttcattgttatttCCTACATCTACATCTTCTCTGCAATCAATAAGATTCCATCAACAGAAGGTCGATCAAAAGCCTACTCCACTTGCCTTCCACACTTGGTTGTCATTGTATTATTTACCTCTACTGCTTTCACTGCTTATCTAAAGTCAACTTTagcctctccttctctttctgacTCAGTAATTTCTGTGTTCTACACTGTGGTACCCCCAACCTTGAATCCCATCATATACAGTCTAAGAAACAAGGTGATGAGAAAGGCTCTTGGGATGTTAATTGAAATAAAGTTcatcaaaaagtaa